Proteins from one Kazachstania africana CBS 2517 chromosome 1, complete genome genomic window:
- the PDL32 gene encoding putative ADP-ribose 1''-phosphate phosphatase (similar to Saccharomyces cerevisiae YMR087W; ancestral locus Anc_2.474), producing the protein MTYNTPNSLEHCSRKNMKPLRIILCDTNEAVAKLWKKYIPGVFMANGRNLCIHHGHLESLVSKIRSGQTVHSGETYAIVSPGNSFGYLGGGFDLALYNYFGGKPFETWFKKQLEERYHTVGSATVVNLSKCEEVVTVTKRDGIKYIIHCPTVVAPTRSIYDGDNPLRTGYEPVFNAIWNALMHAPDEIDGLIIPGICTGYAGVPNEISCKSMAFALSLYLLGDQISKECRNTLIMFFLGYPFKPFFVEESKLECARLGIDIVKVQKFDVQRDGLETILPSLVRQKEV; encoded by the coding sequence ATGACATATAATACACCAAATAGCTTAGAACACTGTAGCAGAAAGAATATGAAGCCGCTAAGGATTATTTTATGTGATACTAATGAGGCAGTCGCTAAATTATGGAAGAAGTATATTCCGGGGGTTTTTATGGCGAATGGGAGAAACTTGTGTATTCACCACGGTCACCTAGAGTCGCTGGTCTCCAAAATACGCTCAGGACAAACAGTACATAGTGGAGAAACGTATGCTATCGTTTCACCAGGAAATTCGTTTGGATATTTGGGGGGTGGCTTCGATCTGGCATTATACAACTACTTTGGTGGGAAACCGTTCGAAACATGGTTTAAAAaacaattagaagaaagatATCACACGGTAGGATCTGCCACAGTTGTGAATCTCTCTAAATGTGAGGAGGTGGTAACTGTAACGAAACGAGACGGAATTAAGTACATTATACATTGTCCTACAGTAGTGGCGCCCACAAGAAGCATATATGATGGGGATAATCCTTTGAGAACGGGGTATGAGCCTGTTTTTAATGCAATTTGGAACGCCTTGATGCATGCACCAGATGAAATAGACGGTCTTATTATTCCAGGTATATGTACAGGTTATGCGGGGGttccaaatgaaattagTTGCAAAAGTATGGCATTTGCATTGAGTCTTTATCTGCTAGGTGatcaaatatcaaaagagTGCAGAAATACGTTGATAATGTTCTTCTTGGGATATCCCTTTAAACCGTTTTTTGTAGAAGAGTCAAAACTTGAATGTGCCAGATTGGGTATCGACATAGTGAAAGTTCAAAAGTTTGACGTTCAGAGAGATGGATTAGAGACAATATTACCAAGTCTAGTAAGACAAAAAGAGGTGTAG
- the KAFR0A00760 gene encoding uncharacterized protein (similar to Saccharomyces cerevisiae AAT1 (YKL106W); ancestral locus Anc_2.475): MLLHFRFPLRQLRCFHTELSRIPLTNDLFELQYLRYQNDRNSRKISLMWDYERDIWARFGRKPIIRRAAETLKEMRARKPTDLYYISKTLPYFKENVLSLLYSQGCSMSGGPGLVQDENIAFLRTEGAIGAFAITSQFLSKYLNVRTMWIPDLYDSTTIEVLQNNGLTSIKKYPYLSETSAFNVDVENWFMTLQKNLNSKENNQVQAILLNGCAHKPSGINASKEDWKKVAEVVAKLKLIPILDMSQHGMESGSLQKDAYALRALLDVIKQDPDAFPNGVYVCHSLSSSIGFDSDIVGSLSVPLPRSCTISAKGNINEVLQNCFDSMYNLPAAEEFYLANLILSRSNLKYKWYKELECLMISLNSVRKQLSSALQDKAKFNFAKHCGLFYNTRLDQDQIERLRREYSVYLHPSGRMSLAPFTDSNIGFICRALNSVK, from the coding sequence ATGCTGTTGCATTTTAGATTTCCACTGCGACAGTTGCGCTGCTTTCACACGGAATTGAGTCGAATACCATTGACCAACGACTTATTTGAATTGCAATACCTAAGATACCAAAATGATCGAAACTCCAGGAAAATAAGCCTGATGTGGGATTATGAAAGGGATATATGGGCTAGATTTGGCAGAAAGCCGATTATACGAAGAGCAGCAGAAACCTTAAAGGAAATGCGTGCTAGAAAACCGACGGATCTGTATTATATATCGAAAACTTTAccatatttcaaagaaaatgtgCTGAGCCTCCTATATAGCCAGGGCTGTTCTATGTCTGGTGGACCTGGGCTAGTCCAGGATGAAAATATAGCCTTTTTGAGAACGGAAGGAGCTATAGGTGCCTTTGCCATTACCAGtcaatttttatcaaaatatttgaatgtAAGAACAATGTGGATTCCTGATCTATATGACAGCACAACAATAGAAGTATTGCAAAATAATGGATTGACCAGTATCAAGAAATATCCGTATTTGAGTGAAACATCCGCTTTCAATGTGGATGTCGAAAATTGGTTTATGACATTACAAAAGAATCTGAActcaaaagaaaacaacCAAGTGCAGGCGATTCTTCTCAATGGTTGTGCCCATAAACCATCTGGTATAAATGCTTCTAAGGAGGACTGGAAGAAAGTGGCAGAGGTGGTAGCAAAGCTTAAACTCATACCAATCCTCGATATGTCACAACATGGTATGGAATCAGGAAGTCTCCAAAAAGATGCATATGCTCTCAGGGCATTATTAGATGTTATCAAGCAAGATCCGGACGCTTTCCCAAATGGGGTCTATGTTTGTCATTCGTTGAGTAGTTCCATTGGCTTTGATTCAGACATTGTCGGTTCTTTAAGTGTTCCTTTACCCAGAAGTTGCACCATCTCTGCAAAAGGAAATATCAATGAGGTGTTACAAAATTGTTTTGATAGTATGTATAATTTACCAGCCGCAGAAGAGTTTTATCTGGCAAATTTGATACTATCACGCTCCAACCTGAAGTACAAGTGGtataaagaattagaatGTCTGAtgatatctttgaattctgTGAGGAAACAACTGTCCTCAGCTTTACAAGACAAGgccaaattcaattttgctAAGCATTGCGGGCTTTTTTATAATACCCGTCTAGATCAAGATCAAATTGAGAGACTTAGACGCGAGTATTCAGTTTATTTGCATCCTTCTGGCAGAATGTCATTGGCACCATTTACAGACTCAAATATAGGTTTTATATGTCGCGCGCTCAATAGCGTGAAATAG